A single genomic interval of Juglans regia cultivar Chandler chromosome 1, Walnut 2.0, whole genome shotgun sequence harbors:
- the LOC108998544 gene encoding uncharacterized protein LOC108998544 isoform X1, giving the protein MNEDMEEIVMESFVAEEIDLDYEFDAATFYDFTRAETDLEAIKAERWFESAQSYPPSPLIVKLKKWGKDLPVESRNTETRNSSGNGFNKGFHFYKQMAEAGPKAKTKSPVKPTLSRSSTLMKPTASHLAKQKKPGVHSTRFLSSWCSPNWVSPKIGK; this is encoded by the exons ATGAACGAAGATATGGAGGAGATTGTTATGGAATCGTTCGTGGCTGAAGAAATTGATCTCGATTACGAGTTCGATGCGGCTACGTTCTATGATTTCACCCGGGCGGAGACTGATCTCGAGGCTATAAAAGCCGAGCGCTGGTTCGAATCCGCACAGAGTTATCCGCCTTCGC CTCTCATCGTCAAGTTGAAAAAGTGGGGGAAAGACCTTCCTGTAGAAAGTAGAAACACCGAAACGAGGAACTCCAGTGGCAATGGCTTTAACAAAG gatttcatttttataagcAGATGGCTGAAGCAGGGCCAAAAGCCAAAACAAAGTCCCCAGTCAAGCCGACATTATCGAGGAGTTCTACCTTAATGAAACCAACAGCAAGTCACTTGGCCAAGCAGAAGAAACCTGGAGTTCATTCTACCCGATTTTTGAG tagttGGTGTTCCCCCAATTGGGTCTCACCAAAGATCGGTAAATGA
- the LOC108998544 gene encoding uncharacterized protein LOC108998544 isoform X2: protein MNEDMEEIVMESFVAEEIDLDYEFDAATFYDFTRAETDLEAIKAERWFESAQSYPPSPLIVKLKKWGKDLPVESRNTETRNSSGNGFNKGFHFYKQMAEAGPKAKTKSPVKPTLSRSSTLMKPTASHLAKQKKPGVHSTRFLSWCSPNWVSPKIGK from the exons ATGAACGAAGATATGGAGGAGATTGTTATGGAATCGTTCGTGGCTGAAGAAATTGATCTCGATTACGAGTTCGATGCGGCTACGTTCTATGATTTCACCCGGGCGGAGACTGATCTCGAGGCTATAAAAGCCGAGCGCTGGTTCGAATCCGCACAGAGTTATCCGCCTTCGC CTCTCATCGTCAAGTTGAAAAAGTGGGGGAAAGACCTTCCTGTAGAAAGTAGAAACACCGAAACGAGGAACTCCAGTGGCAATGGCTTTAACAAAG gatttcatttttataagcAGATGGCTGAAGCAGGGCCAAAAGCCAAAACAAAGTCCCCAGTCAAGCCGACATTATCGAGGAGTTCTACCTTAATGAAACCAACAGCAAGTCACTTGGCCAAGCAGAAGAAACCTGGAGTTCATTCTACCCGATTTTTGAG ttGGTGTTCCCCCAATTGGGTCTCACCAAAGATCGGTAAATGA
- the LOC108998664 gene encoding LRR receptor-like serine/threonine-protein kinase ERL1 gives MEVEVFLQWRSKELSLCLIITVLALLCPIASPLNDEGKALMSIKASFSNVVNVLLDWDDVHNQDFCSWRGVFCYNASLSVLTLNLSNLNLGGEISPAIGDLRNLQYIDLQGNKLTGQIPDEIGNCASLVHLDLSDNLLFGDIPFSISKLKQLELLNLKNNQLTGPIPSTLTQIPNLKTLDLARNQITGEIPRLLYWNEVLQYLGLRGNSLTGTLSPDVCQLTGLWYFDVRGNNLTGTIPESIGNCTSFEILDISYNQITGEIPYNIGFLQVATLSLQGNRLTGQIPEVIGLMQALAVLDLSENELVGPIPPILGNLSYTGKLYLHGNKLTGPVPPELGNMSKLSYLQLNDNKLVGQIPSELGKLEQLFELNLANNELEGPIPPNISFCVALNQFNVHGNRLNGSIPLGLRNLDSLTYLNLSANSFKGRIPLELGHIINLDTLDLSRNNFSGPVPASIGDLEHLLTLNLSGNHLDGSLPAGFGNLRSILIIDMSMNNLSGSIPPEFGQLQNIFSLILNNNKLHGKIPDELTNCFSLATLNVSYNNLSGAVPLMRNFSRFLPDSFIGNPLLCGNWLGSICGPYMAKSRALFSKAAVICMSFGFITLLSVVIVAIYKSNQPKQLTKRSKGNGQGSATLVILHMDMAIHTFDDIMRVTENLDEKYIIGYGASSTVYKCVLKNSRPIAIKRLYNQYPNNLQEFETELETIGSIRHRNVVSLHGYALSLYGNLLFYDYMDNGSLWDLLHGPSKKVKLDWETRLRIAVGAAQGLSYLHHDCNPRIIHRDVKSSNILLDENFEAHLSDFGIAKCISASKTHASTYVLGTIGYIDPEYARTSRLNEKSDVYSFGIVLLELLTGKKAVDNESNLHQLILSKADDNTVMEAVDPEVSVTCMDLAHVRKTFQLALLCTKRNPSERPTMHEVSRVLVSLIPAPPGKPGFKPPKTVDYAQFVIDKGQQQPKVQQPQFQQENNSSDAQWFVRFGEVISKNTL, from the exons ATGGAAGTGGAGGTATTCCTGCAGTGGAGGAGCAAGGAGCTCTCTCTGTGTTTAATAATCACCGTTCTGGCTCTTCTCTGTCCCATTGCCTCTCCACTCAACGACGAAG GGAAAGCGTTAATGTCGATCAAGGCCTCGTTTAGCAACGTGGTGAACGTTTTGCTTGACTGGGACGATGTGCACAACCAAGATTTCTGTTCCTGGCGTGGTGTCTTCTGCTACAATGCCAGCCTCTCTGTGCTTACTCT GAATCTGTCGAACTTGAACCTAGGTGGAGAGATTTCACCGGCAATTGGAGATTTAAGAAACTTGCAATACAT AGACTTACAGGGGAATAAGCTAACTGGTCAAATCCCGGATGAAATTGGCAACTGTGCTTCCCTTGTGCATCT GGATTTGTCTGATAATTTGCTGTTTGGGGACATTCCCTTTTCGATATCTAAGCTCAAGCAGCTTGAGCTTTT GAATTTGAAGAACAATCAGTTGACTGGCCCCATACCTTCAACACTAACCCAGATTCCGAACCTCAAGACTCT tgatcTTGCACGGAACCAGATTACAGGGGAGATACCGAGACTTCTTTATTGGAATGAGGTGCTTCAATACCT AGGGTTACGAGGAAATTCATTGACTGGAACACTTTCACCCGATGTGTGTCAATTAACAGGCCTGTGGTATTT TGACGTCAGAGGGAATAATCTGACGGGTACAATACCTGAGAGCATTGGGAACTGTACAAGTTTTGAAATCTT GGATATATCCTACAATCAAATCACCGGGGAGATTCCATACAATATTGGATTCCTACAAGTGGCAACTCT GTCCCTGCAAGGAAATAGGCTAACGGGGCAGATCCCAGAGGTGATTGGTTTGATGCAGGCCCTTGCTGTCCT GGATTTGAGTGAGAATGAACTTGTTGGGCCAATCCCACCAATACTTGGCAACTTATCATACACGGGCAAACT GTATCTCCATGGCAACAAGCTCACTGGGCCTGTACCTCCAGAGCTTGGCAACATGTCAAAGCTTAGCTACCT GCAGTTGAACGACAACAAACTGGTCGGGCAGATTCCTTCTGAACTTGGGAAGCTGGAGCAGCTGTTTGAATT GAATCTTGCCAATAATGAGCTTGAAGGACCAATTCCACCCAACATCAGCTTCTGTGTGGCATTGAATCAATT CAATGTGCATGGTAATCGCTTAAATGGATCAATCCCTTTGGGTTTGCGCAATCTGGACAGTTTGACTTATCT AAATCTTTCAGCTAACAGTTTCAAAGGCAGAATTCCTCTAGAGCTTGGACACATCATTAATCTTGATACACT TGACCTCTCTCGCAATAATTTCTCTGGACCTGTTCCAGCTTCAATTGGTGACTTGGAACACCTTCTCACCCT AAATTTAAGTGGCAATCATCTTGATGGGTCTCTGCCAGCCGGATTTGGCAACCTCAGAAGTATACTGATCAT TGACATGTCAATGAATAATCTCTCTGGTAGCATCCCTCCAGAGTTTGGTCAGTTGCAGAATATCTTCTCTCT GATTCTTAACAACAACAAATTGCATGGAAAAATTCCTGATGAACTAACGAATTGTTTCAGTCTTGCCACTCT CAATGTATCTTACAATAACTTATCGGGAGCTGTACCCCTTATGAGGAACTTCTCACGCTTTTTACCAGACAG CTTCATAGGGAATCCGTTGTTGTGTGGCAACTGGTTGGGATCAATATGTGGACCTTATATGGCAAAATCCAGAG CGCTTTTCTCTAAAGCTGCAGTTATTTGTATGTCGTTTGGCTTCATCACCCTCTTGTCTGTGGTAATAGTTGCTATCTACAAATCGAACCAACCAAAGCAATTGACAAAGAGATCTAAAGGGAATGGACAAG gTTCTGCCACGCTTGTAATTCTTCATATGGATATGGCTATTCACACCTTTGATGATATAATGAGAGTCACTGAGAATCTGGATGAGAAGTATATTATAGGGTATGGTGCTTCTAGCACAGTATACAAATGCGTCTTGAAGAATTCCCGGCCGATTGCAATTAAGCGACTTTACAACCAATATCCAAACAACTTGCAAGAATTTGAGACCGAACTGGAAACAATCGGTAGCATTCGACATAGGAACGTAGTCAGCTTGCATGGATACGCTCTATCTCTCTACGGAAACCTTCTCTTCTATGATTACATGGACAATGGTTCTCTGTGGGATCTTCTTCATG GACCTTCAAAGAAGGTAAAACTTGATTGGGAGACACGACTAAGAATAGCAGTTGGGGCTGCTCAGGGACTTTCTTATCTTCACCATGATTGCAACCCCAGAATTATACACAGGGATGTTAAGTCGTCAAATATCCTGCTGGATGAGAATTTTGAGGCTCATCTCTCTGATTTTGGGATTGCCAAATGTATCTCAGCTTCAAAAACTCATGCATCCACTTATGTTCTTGGAACAATTGGCTACATTGACCCAGAGTATGCTCGAACATCCCGGCTCAATGAAAAATCGGATGTTTATAGTTTTGGCATTGTTCTTCTGGAGCTACTGACTGGAAAGAAGGCAGTGGACAATGAGTCAAACTTGCATCAACTG ATATTGTCCAAGGCAGATGATAATACAGTCATGGAGGCTGTTGATCCTGAGGTTTCTGTGACTTGCATGGATTTAGCCCATGTCAGGAAGACCTTCCAACTTGCTCTGCTGTGCACAAAGCGGAACCCTTCTGAGAGGCCAACCATGCATGAGGTCTCAAGGGTTTTGGTCTCCCTGATTCCAGCACCTCCTGGAAAACCTGGTTTTAAACCACCAAAGACAGTTGACTATGCTCAATTTGTGATCGACAAAGGACAACAGCAACCAAAAGTGCAGCAGCCGCAGTTTCAGCAGGAGAATAATTCTTCTGATGCTCAGTGGTTTGTTCGGTTTGGTGAGGTCATATCTAAGAATACCCTTTGA
- the LOC108998661 gene encoding cysteine and histidine-rich domain-containing protein RAR1, with protein sequence MEKKEEPVGKVRCQRIGCNATFSEDDNPEGSCQYHDSGPIFHDGMKEWSCCKKKSHDFSLFLEIPGCKTGKHTTEKPVLTKAAPSPKKPVSAPSSSSTTGASSKETCSRCRQGFFCSDHGSMAGRMNSKPLNLDTGAPSKSNTNTQSSPVPAKKLVDINDPQTCKNQGCGMTFKEKDNSETACSYHPGPAVFHDRMRGWKCCDIHVKEFDEFMGIPPCTKGWHNADPSS encoded by the exons atggagaagAAAGAGGAGCCTGTTGGTAAGGTTCGATGCCAACGAATTGGCTGCAACGCTACCTTCTCCGAGGACGACAACCCGGAAGGTTCTTGTCAATACCATGATTCG GGt CCTATATTTCATGACGGGATGAAGGAGTGGAGTTGTTGCAAGAAAAAAAGTCATGATTTCAGCTTATTTTTGGAGATTCCAGG GTGTAAGACAGGAAAGCACACAACTGAGAAGCCTGTGTTGACAAAGGCAGCTCCTAGCCCAAAGAAGCCAGTTTCTGCTCCCTCTTCAAGTTCAACAACAGGTGCATCTTCTAAAGAGACTTGCTCTAGGTGCCGGCAGGGTTTCTTTTGCTCCGATCATG GTTCGATGGCTGGACGGATGAATTCAAAACCTTTAAATCTGGACACAGGCGCACCTAGCAAGAGCAATACAAATACTCAGAGCTCTCCTGTTCCAGCTAAGAAGCTAGTTGATATAAATGATCCCCAGACATGCAAAAATCAGGGATGTGGCATGACTTTCAAGGAGAAGGATAATAGCGAGACTGCATGCAGTTACCATCCTGGGCCTGCTGTATTCCATGACCGTATGAGAGGG TGGAAGTGCTGTGACATTCATGTAAAGGAATTTGATGAGTTCATGGGCATTCCACCATGCACCAAGGGATGGCATAACGCTGATCCATCATCCTAG
- the LOC108998638 gene encoding K(+) efflux antiporter 5 isoform X2 has product MIQRRQTTCFFDLNRLVSATTVESEDSDDMTTLIDKKDNVFVMSNKKSKYPVLQVDLRLISDLVVVIVSAAIGGIVFSCLGQPVIVGYLLAGSIIGPGALKFISEMVQVETFAQFGVVFLLFALGLEFSLTKLKVVGPVAVLGGILQIIIFTFLCGVTSLLCGAKLSEGVFVGLFLSMSSTAVVVKFLVERNSSSALHGQVTIGTLILQDCAVGLLFALLPVLGGNSGLLQGMVSMGKLLLVLSMYLTAASVLSWSFVPRFLKLMIQLSTQTNELYQLAAVAFCLLSAWCSDKLGLSLELGSFVAGVMISTTDFAQHTLDQVEPIRNLFAALFLSSIGMLIHIHFLWNHVDILLASVILVIIVKTAVVTVVSKAFGYNIKTSFHVGVLLAQIGEFAFVLLSRASNLHLIGGKMYLLLLGTTALSLVTTPLLFKLIPAVMNLGVLMHWFPSESNTQNEEKASMIEAYNRSL; this is encoded by the exons ATGATACAAAGGAGGCAAA CAACATGCTTCTTTGACTTAAATCGTTTGGTCAGTGCCACAACAGTGGAGAGTGAAGATTCTGATGACATGACCACCTTGATTGACAAAAAG GACAACGTGTTTGTGATGTCAAACAAGAAATCCAAGTATCCAGTACTTCAAGTAGATTTGAG ATTGATCTCAGACTTGGTGGTTGTCATAGTTTCTGCTGCTATAGGTGGAATTGTTTTTTCCTGTTTGGGGCAACCG GTTATTGTTGGCTATCTTCTTGCCGGGTCAATTATTGGACCAGGGGCCTTGAAGTTTATTAGCGAAATGGTACAG GTTGAAACTTTTGCCCAGTTTGGTGTTGTCTTTCTTCTCTTTGCTTTAGGGTTGGAGTTTTCTTTGACAAAG TTAAAAGTTGTGGGGCCTGTTGCTGTTCTTGGAGGGATACTTCAGATAATCATATTTACGTTCTTGTGTGGCGTAACATCCCTG TTATGTGGAGCAAAGTTGTCTGAGGGTGTATTTGTTGGTTTGTTCTTATCAATGTCATCAACAGCAGTG GTGGTAAAGTTTCTGGTAGAACGGAATAGTAGTAGTGCTCTTCATGGTCAAGTTACAATTGGGACACTTATTCTTCAG GACTGTGCTGTTGGCCTATTATTTGCCTTGCTCCCAGTTTTGGGTGGTAACAGTGGCCTTTTGCAGGGGATGGTTTCTATGGGAAAGCT GCTGCTGGTGTTGTCGATGTATCTCACTGCTGCATCTGTACTGTCTTGGTCATTTGTTCCTCGCTTTCTAAAGCTGATGATACAGCTATCAACCCAA ACAAATGAACTTTATCAGCTTGCTGCTGTGGCTTTTTGCCTATTATCTGCCTGG TGCAGTGATAAGCTGGGCCTTAGCCTTGAGTTGGGTTCATTTGTGGCTGGTGTTATGATATCTACTACTGACTTTGCTCAACATACTTTGGACCAG GTGGAACCAATTCGTAACTTATTTGCAgctcttttcctttcaagtatCGGAATGCTTATACACATACATTTCCTGTGGAACCATGTGGATATATTGCTAGCATCTGTCATTCTGGTTATAATCGTTAAGACAGCTGTTGTTACAGTTGTTTCCAAGGCCTTCGGATATAACATTAAGACATCATTCCAT GTTGGAGTCCTGCTTGCTCAAATTGGAGAATTTGCTTTTGTACTCCTTAGTCGTGCCTCAAATCTTCATCTTATTGgg GGGAAGATGTATCTACTTCTTCTTGGAACAACAGCTCTTAGTCTC GTAACAACGCCTCTGCTGTTTAAACTGATACCTGCTGTGATGAACTTGGGCGTTCTCATGCACTGGTTCCCCTCAGAGAGCAACACACAGAATgag GAGAAAGCTTCCATGATTGAAGCGTATAACAGATCATTGTGA
- the LOC108998638 gene encoding K(+) efflux antiporter 5 isoform X1, which produces MAIFNAKKRGILGFWCCLLVIMIYSMNCYSARSDKETRERFYGNLLNSSAPAADDGSIAKMFDRVLEKEFAENDQPEGSDGSSFNSSLADQQAELETVAKLTPEKTKRNDTKEANATTVESEDSDDMTTLIDKKDNVFVMSNKKSKYPVLQVDLRLISDLVVVIVSAAIGGIVFSCLGQPVIVGYLLAGSIIGPGALKFISEMVQVETFAQFGVVFLLFALGLEFSLTKLKVVGPVAVLGGILQIIIFTFLCGVTSLLCGAKLSEGVFVGLFLSMSSTAVVVKFLVERNSSSALHGQVTIGTLILQDCAVGLLFALLPVLGGNSGLLQGMVSMGKLLLVLSMYLTAASVLSWSFVPRFLKLMIQLSTQTNELYQLAAVAFCLLSAWCSDKLGLSLELGSFVAGVMISTTDFAQHTLDQVEPIRNLFAALFLSSIGMLIHIHFLWNHVDILLASVILVIIVKTAVVTVVSKAFGYNIKTSFHVGVLLAQIGEFAFVLLSRASNLHLIGGKMYLLLLGTTALSLVTTPLLFKLIPAVMNLGVLMHWFPSESNTQNEEKASMIEAYNRSL; this is translated from the exons ATGGCGATTTTCAATGCAAAGAAGCGAGGAATTCTTGGATTCTGGTGCTGCCTTTTGGTGATTATGATTTACTCCATGAATTGCTATTCCGCGAGATCTGACAAGGAAACGAGGGAGAGGTTCTACGGGAACCTGCTGAACTCTTCCGCACCGGCTGCCGACGATGGCAGCATTGCCAAAATGTTCGATCGCGTACTCGAGAAGGAGTTCGCCGAGAATGATCAGCCCGAAG GATCTGACGGAAGCAGCTTCAACAGCAGTTTAGCTGATCAACAA GCTGAACTGGAGACTGTGGCTAAACTCACACCTGAGAAGACCAAGAGAAATGATACAAAGGAGGCAAA TGCCACAACAGTGGAGAGTGAAGATTCTGATGACATGACCACCTTGATTGACAAAAAG GACAACGTGTTTGTGATGTCAAACAAGAAATCCAAGTATCCAGTACTTCAAGTAGATTTGAG ATTGATCTCAGACTTGGTGGTTGTCATAGTTTCTGCTGCTATAGGTGGAATTGTTTTTTCCTGTTTGGGGCAACCG GTTATTGTTGGCTATCTTCTTGCCGGGTCAATTATTGGACCAGGGGCCTTGAAGTTTATTAGCGAAATGGTACAG GTTGAAACTTTTGCCCAGTTTGGTGTTGTCTTTCTTCTCTTTGCTTTAGGGTTGGAGTTTTCTTTGACAAAG TTAAAAGTTGTGGGGCCTGTTGCTGTTCTTGGAGGGATACTTCAGATAATCATATTTACGTTCTTGTGTGGCGTAACATCCCTG TTATGTGGAGCAAAGTTGTCTGAGGGTGTATTTGTTGGTTTGTTCTTATCAATGTCATCAACAGCAGTG GTGGTAAAGTTTCTGGTAGAACGGAATAGTAGTAGTGCTCTTCATGGTCAAGTTACAATTGGGACACTTATTCTTCAG GACTGTGCTGTTGGCCTATTATTTGCCTTGCTCCCAGTTTTGGGTGGTAACAGTGGCCTTTTGCAGGGGATGGTTTCTATGGGAAAGCT GCTGCTGGTGTTGTCGATGTATCTCACTGCTGCATCTGTACTGTCTTGGTCATTTGTTCCTCGCTTTCTAAAGCTGATGATACAGCTATCAACCCAA ACAAATGAACTTTATCAGCTTGCTGCTGTGGCTTTTTGCCTATTATCTGCCTGG TGCAGTGATAAGCTGGGCCTTAGCCTTGAGTTGGGTTCATTTGTGGCTGGTGTTATGATATCTACTACTGACTTTGCTCAACATACTTTGGACCAG GTGGAACCAATTCGTAACTTATTTGCAgctcttttcctttcaagtatCGGAATGCTTATACACATACATTTCCTGTGGAACCATGTGGATATATTGCTAGCATCTGTCATTCTGGTTATAATCGTTAAGACAGCTGTTGTTACAGTTGTTTCCAAGGCCTTCGGATATAACATTAAGACATCATTCCAT GTTGGAGTCCTGCTTGCTCAAATTGGAGAATTTGCTTTTGTACTCCTTAGTCGTGCCTCAAATCTTCATCTTATTGgg GGGAAGATGTATCTACTTCTTCTTGGAACAACAGCTCTTAGTCTC GTAACAACGCCTCTGCTGTTTAAACTGATACCTGCTGTGATGAACTTGGGCGTTCTCATGCACTGGTTCCCCTCAGAGAGCAACACACAGAATgag GAGAAAGCTTCCATGATTGAAGCGTATAACAGATCATTGTGA